The Xanthomonas rydalmerensis genomic interval GCGTGCAGGTCCACGGTCAGCACGCGGTCGGCGTTGACCGCGCTGAACATCTTGGCGGCGACTTTGGCGGTGATCGGCACGCGCGAGGAGCGCATGCGCCGGTCCTGCCGCGAGTAGCCGAAGTACGGCACCACCGCGGTGACGCTGGCGGCGCTGGCGCGCTTGAGCGCGTCGATGATCACCAGCAACTCCATCAGGTTCTCTGCGCTGGGCGCGCAGGTCGGCTGGATCACGAACACTTCCTGCCGGCGCACGTTCTCCTCGATCTCCACCTGCACTTCACCGTCGGAGAAGCTGGAGACCATCGCCTTGCCGGGGCGCACGCCCAGTTCGCGGCAGATGCTTTTGGCCAGGGGCTTGTTGGCGTTGCCGGAGAACACCAGCAGGTTGCGTTGGTCTTGCATGAGGGTCTCTCGGGTGGCTGCAAAGAGCGTGTGGCGACGAAAACCGGACGAATCGAAAAAGCGAGGAGAAGCGATGCCTTTCCCGTTGAATCCCCGCACATGGATGTGCGGGCGTTTGCAGAGGGATCTGCATACCCAAATGGCAGGGGCGGTAGGATTCGAACCTACGAATGCCAGGATCAAAACCTGGTGCCTTGGGCCTCTTGGCGACGCCCCTGCATAAACCTGTGTCAAGCCTCCAGCGCGTCGAGCAGCGGCGAACGCGGGACGCCGCCTGCCACCCAGGCGCGCATCCCGTCCGGCAAGTCCGCCAGCGCGCGCACGGCGGCAGCGCGATCGGCAAACTCGACGAAACAACCGCTCCCCGACCCGGTCAGGCGTGGCGTACCGATCCGCGCCAGCGCCTGGAACGTGGCCTGGACGGCCGGTTCGCGGCGAAGCAGGACCGGCTCGAACGCGTTACCGAGCAGGAAACCTGAAACGAAGTCCGCTATTTTCGCGGGCGCAGCATCCCGCGTCAAATCGGGGGACTGGAACAGCGCCGCGGTGGGCACGTGCACCCCCGGATCGGCGAGCACATACCAGGCCGGCGGCAGCGCCAGGGCTGTCAATTGCTCGCCCACCCCCTCGGCCCAGGCGTCGCGCCCGCGCACGAACACCGGCACATCCGCCCCCAGCGACAGGCCGAGGCCGGCCAGGGCGTCCTCGTCCAGCCCGGCGCCCCACAGCGCGTTCAGCGCCACCAGTGCGGTCGCCGCATCGGACGAGCCACCGCCGAAGCCGCCGCCCGCCGGAATGCGCTTTTCGACGCGGATATCCACACCTTGGACGACATTCGCTGCTTTTTGCAGAAGCCGCGCGGCACGCACCAGCAGGTCGTCGGCCTCCGCGACCCCGGCCACGGAGGGGCCGATCCGCGCCACCACCCCGTCGGCGCGCGGCCGCAGGTGCACCGTATCGCCCCAGTCCAGCAGGCGGAACACGGTCTGCAACTGGTGGTAGCCGTCCGCTCGGCGGCCGGTAATCTGCAGAAACAGGTTCAGCTTCGCCGGGGCCGGCCAGGACGACCAGCCCCCGTCGATGGGCGCGCTCATGGCGCCGGAATGTCCCAGTGGTCCACCAGCAAGCGCACCTTGGCGTCGCCGTTGCGCGCCTCGATGCGCCGCGGCAGGGCCGGCTGGCCGTCGCTGGGCGGGTACCACTCCTGGAACTCGATGTCCCAGCCCATCTGCCGCAAGGTGCGCGGCCGCCCCTGGGCATCGTAGTCCACGTGTTCGGGCGCTTCGGTATCCCACGCCACCTGCCCGCGCACCCACTGCGGCAGCAGATTGACCGGGATTTCCCAGCCGGTCGCTTCCAGCAGCAGCTGTTCGGCGTTTTCGCCTTCGCGCGGCCCGCCCTCCATGCCTTCCAGGCGCCCGGCCTCGGAGTGGCTGTCGCCGATCAGGCGCCAGCTCTGCCGGGTCACCGGCGCGCTGAGCTGCACCTCGTACTGGCGATGCTGCTGCTTCCAGTCGATGCGGCCGCTGCCGCCATTGCGGCCGTTGCTGATCGCGACCCGTCCCTGGAACGACCAGTCCGGATGCGCCTGTAGCCACTGCGCGCGCGCTGCCTCGGCCTGCTGCGCGGCGGCATCGGGCGTGGCGACGGCGACCGGCGCCGGGGTGCGGGTCGGCAGCGCGCTGCAGCCGCCCAGCAGCAGCCCGGCGGCCAGCGCCCACGCAGCGCGCAAGCCAGGCCTCACGGGCTCACCTGTTCCAGGGCGCGGCGCAGCGCGCGATTGTCAGGATCGAGCTTGCGCGCCTCGTCGAAGTACTTGTTGGCCTCCTCGTGCTTGCCCTGCTCCCACAGCACCTGGCCGATGTGCGCGGCGATCTCCGGATCCTTCACCTGGCTCCAGGCGCGACGCAGCTGCACCAGCGCCTCCTGGGTCTTGCCGAGCCGGTACAGCACCCAGCCGTAGCTGTCGATGATCGCGGCATTGTCCGGATCGGCGGTGCGGGCGCGGTCGATCAGCTGCAGCGCCTCGCGATAGCGCTTGGTGCGGTCGGCCAGGGTATAGCCGAGCGCATTCAGTGCCGCCACGTTCTCCGGGTCGGTGACCAGGATCTTGCGCAGATCGGCCTCGGCGCGGTCGATGCGGTCGCGGCGCTCCCAGGACAAGCCGCGCGCGTACAGCAGGGCGTTGTCGTCCGGATATGCGGCCAGGCCACGCTCGAACACCTGCAGCTCGCCGGCGTCGTCGCCGCTGCGCTGGCGCAATTCCGCCTCCAGCACATAGGCGTCGCGGCGCGCGGCATCGTCGGCCTCGGCATCGTCCTGCAGCGCGCGCGCCTCGGCGAAGGCCGCGTCCTTCTGGCCCAGCGCGTACAACGCGCCGGCCGCGCGCAGCCGCGCCTCGCTGCGCAGCGGGCCGCCCGGCACGCCGCGATACCAGTCCACCGCCTCCTGGTTGCGCTTGAGGAACTCGGCGATCTTGCCGAGCAGCAGGCGTCGCTCCGGATCGGGCCGGTCGGCGCCCTTGCGCAGTTCGTCGTACAGCGCGGTCAAGGCGGCGTTGTCCTGCAGCTTGGCCAGCATCGAGGCGCGCAGGCCATAGTTCTGGGTGGTCTGCGGCCCCAGCGCCAGCACCCGCGCCGCGGCGGCGGTGTCGCCGATGGCGTCGTAGGCATAGGCCAGCGCGGTGCGCAGTTCCGGATCGCCCGACACCTTGGGCTCCACACCCTCCAGCAGCGCGCGCGCCTGCTCGGTCTTGCCCGCCTGCTGCAGCTGCGTGGCGTGCAGCAGCGCCACACGCGGCTCCTGCGGGAAGCGCTTGACCAGTTGGTCGACGATGCGCTCGGCCAGCTTGGGCTGGTCCAGGCGCAGCGCCAGCCGCCCGAACTCCTGCCAGGCCTCGAGCTGGTCGGGGATGGCGTTGGCGTCGAGCAACTGGTCCAGGGCCTTGGCCGCCACCTCCGGATCGCGGTTGCCGCTGACCAGGGCAATCAGGGCGAAGCGCCAGCCGCGCGGATCCTTGTCGCGCAGCAAGGCCACCAGCAGGCTGCGCGCCTGGCGCAGATTGCCGTTGCGCAGGGCCAGCGAAGCCTCGGAGCTGCGCATGGCCAGCGACTCGGGCGCGCGCTGCCGCCACAGCGCCAGGGCCTGGGTGGCGGCGGCGCTGTCGTTGGCCAGCATCGCGATGCGGGTGGCGCGTTCGGCCAGACCGGCGTCGCCGGGGCTGTCGTTGGCGGCCTGCAGGTACCAGCGCGAGGCGTCGGCCAGTTGCCCGGCCTGCAGGGCGAACTCGCCGGCCAGGACCGGGGTCATCACGTCCTGGGCGGGGCTCGGCGCCTTGGCCGCGGCCGGTGCGGCCACGGCGGCGATTGCGGACAGCAGCAGAAAGGTACGGATGCGAATCAGTGCGGGCATCGGAAGCGGCCGGGCCGTAAAATGGGGCCCTGAATGGCCAGCAGCTTATCGCAAGCAACTGAACAGATGACGTTGTGGGTGCTCGGATTGAACCACCAGACCGCGCCGGTCGACCTGCGCGAACGGGTGGCATTCGCCGGCGACGCATTGCCGCGCGCGCTGCAATCGCTGCGTGCGCTGCCCGACGTCACCGAAGCGGCGCTGCTGTCCACGTGCAATCGCACCGAGCTGTACGCCATTGCCGGCGATGCACAGCACCTGGCCGACTGGCTGGATTCGCACGCCGCCGGCCTGCACGGCTATCTGTACCAACACCAGGATGCGGACGCGGTGCGGCACCTGTTCCGGGTCGCCACCGGGCTGGACTCGATGGTGCTGGGCGAGCCGCAGATCCTCGGCCAGGTGAAGGACGCCTGGTCGCTGGCACGCGAGCACGGGGCGATGGGCAGCCGCCTGGACCGGCTGTTCCAGCAGACCTTCTCGGTGGCCAAGCGCGCACGCACCGACACCCGGGTCGGCGCCAATCCGGTCTCGGTCGCCTCCACCGCGGTGCGCCTGGCGCAAAGCTCCTTCGCCCGGCTCAGCGAATCCACCGTGCTGCTGGTCGGCGCCGGCGAGACCATCGAGCTGGCCGCCAAGCATCTCAGCGAGGGGCGCGTGCGACGCCTGCTGATCGCAAACCGCACCCTCGCCCACGCACAGGAACTGGCCAGCCGCCACGGCGGCGTGGCGCTGCCGCTGAGCGAGCTGGAGCGTCACCTGCACGAGGCCGACGTGGTGTTCTCGGCCACCGCCGCGCGCGAGCCGGTGGTGACCCGGGCGCAGGTCGAGCAGGCGCTGCGCGCGCGCAAGCACAAGCCGATGCTGCTGTTCGACCTGGCGGTGCCGCGCGACATCGAGGCCGGCGTGGCCGACTTGGCCGACGCCTACCTGTACACCGTCGACGACCTGGAGCGCGCGGTCGAGGACAACCGACGCGGCCGCCGCGAGGCCGCCGAGGCGGCCGAGGCGATCATCGACCTGCAGGTGGTGCGCTACATGGAAGCGCTGCAGGCCAGCACCCGCCAGGCGCCGCTCAAGCGCCTGCGCGCGCACGGCGACAGCACCCGCGACGACGTGCTGGCCAAGGCGCGGCAACAACTGGCGCACGGCAAGCCCGCCGACGAGGTGCTGGAGTTCCTCGCCAACACCCTGACCAACCGCCTGCTGCATCCGCCCACCGCGGCCCTGCGCGAGGCGGCGCTGCGCGGCGACGCCGACCTGGCCCGCGCCGCCGAGCGCCTGTTCCCGGAGAAGCCGGGCTACCACCATCCGATCATGAAGACCGATGACACCGACCCTGCGCCGTAAGCTGGAGGCGCTGGCCGAGCGTCGCGAAGAACTCGAACGCCTGCTGTCCGACCCCGAAGTGGTAGGCGACAACACGCGCTTCCGCGACTATTCGCGCGAGTTCGCGCAACTGGAGCCGGTCGCCGCCGCGCTGGCGGCCGAGGCCGCGGCCAAGGCCGACCTGGCCTCGGCCGAGGCGATGCGCGCCGATCCGGAACTGCGCGAGCTGGCCGAGGAGGAAATCGGCGCCGCGCAGGCGCGCCTGGCCGAACTGGATGCGGAACTGGCACTGCTGCTGGTGCCGCGGGATCCGCGCGACGACGGCAACCTGTTCCTGGAAGTGCGTGCCGGCACCGGCGGCGACGAGGCGGCGATCTTCGCCGGCGACCTGTTCCGCATGTACGCGCGCTACGCCGAGCGCCAGGGCTGGAAGGTGGAAGTGGAATCGGACAGCCCCGGCGAGCACGGCGGCTACAAGGAGATCGTGGCGCGCATCGTCGGCCGCGGCGCCTACTCCAAGCTGAAATTCGAATCCGGCACGCACCGCGTGCAGCGCGTGCCGGCGACCGAGTCGCAGGGCCGCATCCACACCTCCGCGGCGACGGTGGCGATCATTCCCGAAGCCGACGACGTGGAGGAGATCGCGATCAACCCGGCCGACCTGAAGATCGATACCTTCCGCTCTTCCGGCGCCGGCGGCCAGCACGTCAACAAGACCGAGTCGGCGATCCGCATCACCCATGTCCCCAGCGGCGTGGTGGTCGAGTGCCAGACCGAGCGCAGCCAGCACGCCAACCGCGACAAGGCGATGAAACGGCTCAAGGCGCAGTTGCTGGAGGCCGAGCGCAGCAAGCAGGCCGCGGCCGAGGCGCAGGACCGCAAGCTGCAGGTCGGCAGTGGCGACCGCAGCCAGCGCATCCGCACCTACAACTTCCCGCAGGGCCGGATCACCGACCACCGCGTCGAGGGCCTGACCCTGTACGACCTGCCGAACGTGATCGAGGGCGACCTCGATGCACTGATCGGGCGCCTGAGCCACGAGCACCAGGTCGACGAACTCGCGCGCCTGAGCGACAGCCCGTGAGCGTGAGCGTGCGCCAGGCCGATGCGCACGACCTGCCGGCGCTGGCAGCGCTGTTCGATGCCTACCGGCAGTTCTACGGGCAGGCCCCGGATGCGGCGACCGCGCACGCCTTCCTGGCTGCGCGCCTGGCCCGCGCCGAGTCGGTGGTGCTGCTGGCCGAGCGCGATGCGCAGGCCGCCGGCTTCGTGCAGTTGTATCCGTCCTTCTCTTCGGTGCGGGCGGCACGGCTGTGGATCCTCAACGATCTGTACGTCACGCCTGCGCACCGCCGCCACGGCGTGGCGCAGGCGCTGCTGCACGCCGCCGAAGGCCACGCCGCGGACGATGGCGCGGTGCGCATCGTGCTGGAGACGGCGCAGGACAATCTCTCCGCGCAGGCCCTGTACCGCGCCTGCGGCTGGCAGCAGGACCTGAGCGCGCAGCACTACGCCAAGGCGTTGGTGCCATGAGCGTGCGCGGACTGCGGTCGATCACGGCCGCATGAACGGCGGCGCCGACGAACGCCTGCACCTGCAGGCCGCGGTGCGGCGCGATCCGCAGGATTTCCTGGCCTGGGTGATGCTCGCCGACGCCGAACTCGGCGCCGGCGCGGTTGCCGCGGGCGAACAGGCTGCCGTGCGCGCACTGCAGCTGCGTCCGGGGCATCCGGAGGCGCTGGCGCGGCTGGGCCGGGTGCGCTGGACCCAGGGTCGTCATGCCGAGGCCGCGCAGGCCCTGCGCGCAGCGCTGCAACAGGCGCCGCAGCACCCGGGCATCGCGGTCTGGCTGGGTCACGCACTGGAAGACAACGGCGAGGCCGAAGCCGCGGCGCAGGCCTATGCGCACGCGCATGCCTTGCTGCCGCAGGAACCGTCGATCGCCGCCTACCTGCTGAACTGGCGCCGCAAGCTGTGCGACTGGCGCGGGCTGGACGCGCTGTCGCAACAGGTGCGCAGCGCGGTGCGGCAGGGGCATCCGACCATCGAACCGTTCGCCTTCCTCAACGAGGACGCGGGCGCGGACGAGCAGTTGCGCTGCGCGCGCAACCGCGCCCAGGCGCTGGCGCGCGCCCTCGCGCCGCTGCCCGCCACGCAGGTGCGCAGTGATGGCGCGCTGCGCATTGGGTTCCTGTCCAACGGCTTCGGCGCACATCCCACCGGCCTGCTGACCGTCGCCCTGTTCGAGCGCCTGCGCGCGCACCGCGACCTGCAGGTGCACCTGTTCGCGCTCAACCACGACGATCGCAGCGCGATCGGCGCGCGCCTGCAGGCGGCCGCGCATGCCTGGCACGCCGTGGCCGGGCAGCCGCATCGGCAGATCGCCCAGCACATCCGCGACGCCGGCATCGACCTGCTGTTCGATCTGCGCGGCTGGGGCGGCGGCGGCACGCCCGAGGTGCTGGCGCTGCGCCCGGCGCCGGTGCAGTTGAACTGGCTGGCCTACCCCGGCACCTCCGGCGCGCCGTGGATCGACTACGTGGTCGGCGATGCCTATGCGTTGCCGCCGGCACTGGCCGCGCACTACAGCGAGCGGGTGCTGCGGCTGCCGCGCGCCTTCCAGCCCTCCGACGACACCCGCCATGTCGGCGCCCCACCGGCGCGCCGCGACTGCGGCCTGCCCGAGCACGGCACCGTGTTCTGCTGCTTCAACAACAGCTACAAGCTCGGCCCGCGCAGCGTGGCGCGGATGCTGGAGGTGCTGCGACAGGTGCCGGACAGCGTGCTGTGGCTGCTGTCCGGCCCTGGCCAGGCCGATGACCGACTGCGTGCGGCCGCTGCGGCGGCCGGCGTGGAACCGACGCGTCTGCGCTTCATGCCCAAGCTGGCGCATCCGGACTATCTGGCGCGCTACCGGCACGCCGACCTGTTCCTGGACACCCATCCGTACAACGCCCACACCACCGCCTCCGATGCCCTCTGGGCCGGCTGCCCGGTGTTGACCCGCCCCGGCAGCACCTTTGCCGCGCGCGTGGCCGGCAGCCTCAACCATCATCTCGGCCTGGACGAAATGAATGCCGCCGACGACGACGCGGCGTTCGTCGCGACCGCGGTGCGCCTGGGGCGCGATCCTGCTGCACTGCAGGCGCTGCGCGAGCGGTTGCACGCGCGGCGCGCGGACAGCGGGCTGTTCGACATGCAAGGTTTCGCCTCCGACTTCGCCGCGCTGCTGCGCGACACTGCGGCACGCCACGGCTGGCAAGGCGCAGCGTCGGCCTGATTTAATCGGGATGCGCGGCAGCCGCGCGGCGCGCATGAAATATGCGTGAGGCGCGACGGCGCATCACTTGTCGCCATCGGCGTCGCTGATGGAACCTTTGCATCGCATCATTCGGTCTCCTCTCGCGCGCAACGCCACGACGCACCCCGCGATGAGGACGATCCATCGCTGCAGATCGCACCGAAGCGTCACAGACAATCAGCGAGTGCGGCCTGTGCATGTCAGCGGATCGTCCACAACACTTGACCTCAAGCAAACTTGAGGTCCGACACTGCGCGCACGCTCCCTGTGCAGATCCCTCGATGTCGCTGTCGTTCCCCACGTCCACGCCCTCCTCCCCCGCGCCCACACGCAGCATGCTGCTCGCCGAGGCGTCCATGCCCGACCGGACCGCGCTGCTCGAATGCGTGCGCGGCCTGTGCGACCACCGCCTGCACGCCCTGACCTGGATGGAATCCCTCGGCGACGCCCCCGATCTGCTGTACGCACGCTGCTGCTGCGACGCGGCACCCGAACTGCATGAACTGTTGCGCGCACGCCTGCCGGCGCTGCGGCGGACGCTGCGGCGCTACCGGCGCTGCGGCGGACGCTGCGGCGCTACCGGCGCATTCGCAGCGGCGTGTCCGATCCGCACCGGGAAGCGTCCTGCGTGGTGGTCACACGCGTCCCGACACGCGATGCGGCGCAGGCGCAGCGCCGCGCCGACGCTGCCTTCGCCGCCCTGCAGGATGGTGCGCATGCGCTGCGGGGATTGATCGCCGCGCAGCTGTACCTGTCCGACGACGGCCGCACCCTGCTCGAATGCACCGAGTGGCACGGCGCCGACGCGCAGCGACGCGCGCTGCAGCGCGAGCCCGAGCGCCTGCCGCTGGCGGCCGATCGTGCTGCCAGCGTCCATCGCTTCCGGCCGCGCACGCTGGCCCTGGCGTGAAATACCCGATCCTCCGCATGAAGCGGCTCGATCGCGCTTAGGCGCCGGGATCGGGCTCAAGCAAGGCCGACACGCCACGCGGCCTGCCTCTCTTGGGCGCGGGCCGGCCTCCATCCAGCAAGCAATGGCCCTGGAAGCACCGTAGCTGAAGCGGTGGCGCGGGCAGGCTATACGCCGGCCGGGCGAGCGGCTAGGCTGCCGGCATGAGCGCAAACGCCGACTTCATTGCCTTGAACCTGTGCGTGCTGACCGTCTCGGACACGCGCAGCCTCGACCAGGACAGTTCCGGCGACTACTTGGTCGCCGCCCTCAGCGGCGTCGGCCATCGCCTGCACGCGCGGGAGCTGCTGCCGGACGACCGCTACCGGATGCGCGCCACGGTCTCGGCCTGGATCGCCGATCCCGAAGTGGATGGCATCCTGGTCACCGGCGGCACCGGCTTCACCGGCCGCGATTCCACGCCCGAGGCCCTGCTGCCGTTGCTGGACAAGCAGATGCCGGGGTTCGGCGAGCTGTTCCGCGCGATCAGTGTCGAGGAGATCGGCACCTCCTCGCTGCAGTCGCGCGCCTTCGCCGGCCTGGCCAATGCCACCTTCCTGTTCTGCCTGCCCGGCTCCACCTCGGCCTGCCGCACAGCCTGGGAACGGATCATCGTCGCGCAGCTGGATGCCCGCACCCGCCCCTGCAATCTGGCCACGCTGCGCCCGCGGCTGAAGGAATGACCTGGACTCCCGCATGTCCCTGGACACCACGTTGCGCCTGCTGGCCAAAGCCAGCGGCATGAGCGCCGCGGACATCGCCGCGGCCATCCCACGCGCCGGTGCGGCCACGGTCAAGGCCTGGATGGCCGGCGAGAAATTGCCCGGGCGCGCCCAGCTCACTGCGCTGGCGCGCACCTTCGGCGTCCCCGCCGGCGCCCTGCTCGGCGAACTGGCCAGCCAGCTGGACCCGGCGCGCACCCGCGGCGAACACGACCTGCTGCAGGCCTACCGCGCCCTCGACACCCGCCAGCAGGGCGCGCTGCTGGAAGTGGCGCGCAGCATGGCCGGCACCGGCACCCGCAAGCGGAGCAGCAAATGAGTCATCTGAAGCGCAAGCAGTACAAGGCCCTGATGCAACCGCTGCAGCTGGAACTGATGGCGATGGCGCAGGCCGTGCAGCACAGCGGCGAGCGTGTGCTGGTGCTGTTCGAAGGCCGCGACACCGCTGGCAAGGGCGGTGCGATCCAGGCCATCGCCGAACACCTGAACCCGCGCCAGTGCCGGGTAGTAGCCCTGCCCAAGCCGACCGACCGCGAAGCCACGCAGTGGTATTTCCAGCGCCACATCGCGCACCTGCCGGCCGCCGGCGAGATCGTGCTGATGGACCGCAGCTGGTACAACCGCGCCGGCGTGGAGCGGGTCATGGGCTACTGCAGCGATGCCGAGTACCACGCCTTCCTGCGCCAGACCCCGCTGTTCGAGCGGCTGCTGGTGGACGATGGCATCCGCCTGTTCAAGTACTGGCTGTGCGTGGACCAGGCGCAGCAGGAAAAGCGTTTCGCCGAGCGCCTGCACGACCCGCTGAAGGGCTGGAAGCTGTCGCCGGTGGACCTGAAGTCGCGCAGCCAGTACGCCGACTACACCCGCGCCCGCGAAGCGATGCTGGAGGCCACGCATCGCGACTATGCGCCGTGGACCCTGGTCGACTTCAACGACCAGAAGCGCGGCCGTCTGACCCTGATCCGGCACCTGCTCGATCAGTTGCCGGAAACCCGCCTGCACGAACCGGACCTGGACCTGCCGCCGCTGAAGCACAAGCTGCACAAGGAAAAGTTCGGGCTGCTGCAGCCGATTCCGTCGTATGAGGCCGGGAGTGGGGATTAGGGAATGGGGATTGAGCGAGGCCTGCGGCGCGCAGCCGTGGCCTTCCGACATCGCCTCGCTTGGCGCGCCCACCCACAGGGATAGTGCGTCGCGGCTGAAGCCGCTTTTAAGGGGGACAGGCGCCTGTTTAGTGGTGTGCGAGCAGAGGCCATCGTAGGAGCGGCTTCAGCCGCGACGAGCGAAGCCATCCCATCCTCCCGTCGCGCAAGGCGTCGGGACTGAAGTCCCTCCCACAACGACTGCGCTTCATTCCGGACGCATCGGATAGGGGGTCGGGTTTAGCCGCGTCACCACCATCGGTCAGCCTTCCGGGTCGCGGCTGAAGCCGCTCCTACAGCGATTCGACCGCGATCTGATGGCGACCTGATGGCGCCTCCGCACGCACGCAAGCGCGCATCCCAGTCCCCAATCCCGAAGGCCCAGTCCCAGGCGACGACCACGCCGCACAGCCAACCGACACCCTCACCCCGCCGCCTTCCCCTTGCCCTGACCGGGTGCCGGGCCACCGGCAGCGGCGATCGCGCTTTCGATGTCCTTCGCGTTGACCGGCCCCAGGAACTGCTTGGCGACCTTGCCATCGGGCGCGATCAGGTAAGTCATCGGCAGCCCGCGCGGGGTGGCGAAGTCCGCCGGCGGCGCATAGGTGTCGACGATGACGATCGGATAGGCGACCGGATGCTGCTTCAGGAACGCCTGCATCTCCGCCGGCTCGATGTCCTCGTAGGCCAGGCCCACCACCTCGATGTTGTCGCGCATGACGTGCAGGGCCGACAGCTCCGGCATCTCCTTCAGGCACGGCGCGCACCAGGTGGCCCAGAAATTCACCACCACCCAC includes:
- the prfA gene encoding peptide chain release factor 1 → MTPTLRRKLEALAERREELERLLSDPEVVGDNTRFRDYSREFAQLEPVAAALAAEAAAKADLASAEAMRADPELRELAEEEIGAAQARLAELDAELALLLVPRDPRDDGNLFLEVRAGTGGDEAAIFAGDLFRMYARYAERQGWKVEVESDSPGEHGGYKEIVARIVGRGAYSKLKFESGTHRVQRVPATESQGRIHTSAATVAIIPEADDVEEIAINPADLKIDTFRSSGAGGQHVNKTESAIRITHVPSGVVVECQTERSQHANRDKAMKRLKAQLLEAERSKQAAAEAQDRKLQVGSGDRSQRIRTYNFPQGRITDHRVEGLTLYDLPNVIEGDLDALIGRLSHEHQVDELARLSDSP
- a CDS encoding GNAT family N-acetyltransferase, with product MSVSVRQADAHDLPALAALFDAYRQFYGQAPDAATAHAFLAARLARAESVVLLAERDAQAAGFVQLYPSFSSVRAARLWILNDLYVTPAHRRHGVAQALLHAAEGHAADDGAVRIVLETAQDNLSAQALYRACGWQQDLSAQHYAKALVP
- the hemA gene encoding glutamyl-tRNA reductase, whose product is MTLWVLGLNHQTAPVDLRERVAFAGDALPRALQSLRALPDVTEAALLSTCNRTELYAIAGDAQHLADWLDSHAAGLHGYLYQHQDADAVRHLFRVATGLDSMVLGEPQILGQVKDAWSLAREHGAMGSRLDRLFQQTFSVAKRARTDTRVGANPVSVASTAVRLAQSSFARLSESTVLLVGAGETIELAAKHLSEGRVRRLLIANRTLAHAQELASRHGGVALPLSELERHLHEADVVFSATAAREPVVTRAQVEQALRARKHKPMLLFDLAVPRDIEAGVADLADAYLYTVDDLERAVEDNRRGRREAAEAAEAIIDLQVVRYMEALQASTRQAPLKRLRAHGDSTRDDVLAKARQQLAHGKPADEVLEFLANTLTNRLLHPPTAALREAALRGDADLARAAERLFPEKPGYHHPIMKTDDTDPAP
- the moaB gene encoding molybdenum cofactor biosynthesis protein B produces the protein MSANADFIALNLCVLTVSDTRSLDQDSSGDYLVAALSGVGHRLHARELLPDDRYRMRATVSAWIADPEVDGILVTGGTGFTGRDSTPEALLPLLDKQMPGFGELFRAISVEEIGTSSLQSRAFAGLANATFLFCLPGSTSACRTAWERIIVAQLDARTRPCNLATLRPRLKE
- the ispE gene encoding 4-(cytidine 5'-diphospho)-2-C-methyl-D-erythritol kinase; translated protein: MSAPIDGGWSSWPAPAKLNLFLQITGRRADGYHQLQTVFRLLDWGDTVHLRPRADGVVARIGPSVAGVAEADDLLVRAARLLQKAANVVQGVDIRVEKRIPAGGGFGGGSSDAATALVALNALWGAGLDEDALAGLGLSLGADVPVFVRGRDAWAEGVGEQLTALALPPAWYVLADPGVHVPTAALFQSPDLTRDAAPAKIADFVSGFLLGNAFEPVLLRREPAVQATFQALARIGTPRLTGSGSGCFVEFADRAAAVRALADLPDGMRAWVAGGVPRSPLLDALEA
- a CDS encoding tetratricopeptide repeat protein, giving the protein MNGGADERLHLQAAVRRDPQDFLAWVMLADAELGAGAVAAGEQAAVRALQLRPGHPEALARLGRVRWTQGRHAEAAQALRAALQQAPQHPGIAVWLGHALEDNGEAEAAAQAYAHAHALLPQEPSIAAYLLNWRRKLCDWRGLDALSQQVRSAVRQGHPTIEPFAFLNEDAGADEQLRCARNRAQALARALAPLPATQVRSDGALRIGFLSNGFGAHPTGLLTVALFERLRAHRDLQVHLFALNHDDRSAIGARLQAAAHAWHAVAGQPHRQIAQHIRDAGIDLLFDLRGWGGGGTPEVLALRPAPVQLNWLAYPGTSGAPWIDYVVGDAYALPPALAAHYSERVLRLPRAFQPSDDTRHVGAPPARRDCGLPEHGTVFCCFNNSYKLGPRSVARMLEVLRQVPDSVLWLLSGPGQADDRLRAAAAAAGVEPTRLRFMPKLAHPDYLARYRHADLFLDTHPYNAHTTASDALWAGCPVLTRPGSTFAARVAGSLNHHLGLDEMNAADDDAAFVATAVRLGRDPAALQALRERLHARRADSGLFDMQGFASDFAALLRDTAARHGWQGAASA
- a CDS encoding helix-turn-helix domain-containing protein; amino-acid sequence: MSLDTTLRLLAKASGMSAADIAAAIPRAGAATVKAWMAGEKLPGRAQLTALARTFGVPAGALLGELASQLDPARTRGEHDLLQAYRALDTRQQGALLEVARSMAGTGTRKRSSK
- the lolB gene encoding lipoprotein insertase outer membrane protein LolB, which encodes MRPGLRAAWALAAGLLLGGCSALPTRTPAPVAVATPDAAAQQAEAARAQWLQAHPDWSFQGRVAISNGRNGGSGRIDWKQQHRQYEVQLSAPVTRQSWRLIGDSHSEAGRLEGMEGGPREGENAEQLLLEATGWEIPVNLLPQWVRGQVAWDTEAPEHVDYDAQGRPRTLRQMGWDIEFQEWYPPSDGQPALPRRIEARNGDAKVRLLVDHWDIPAP
- the ppk2 gene encoding polyphosphate kinase 2, which translates into the protein MSHLKRKQYKALMQPLQLELMAMAQAVQHSGERVLVLFEGRDTAGKGGAIQAIAEHLNPRQCRVVALPKPTDREATQWYFQRHIAHLPAAGEIVLMDRSWYNRAGVERVMGYCSDAEYHAFLRQTPLFERLLVDDGIRLFKYWLCVDQAQQEKRFAERLHDPLKGWKLSPVDLKSRSQYADYTRAREAMLEATHRDYAPWTLVDFNDQKRGRLTLIRHLLDQLPETRLHEPDLDLPPLKHKLHKEKFGLLQPIPSYEAGSGD
- a CDS encoding tetratricopeptide repeat protein — its product is MPALIRIRTFLLLSAIAAVAAPAAAKAPSPAQDVMTPVLAGEFALQAGQLADASRWYLQAANDSPGDAGLAERATRIAMLANDSAAATQALALWRQRAPESLAMRSSEASLALRNGNLRQARSLLVALLRDKDPRGWRFALIALVSGNRDPEVAAKALDQLLDANAIPDQLEAWQEFGRLALRLDQPKLAERIVDQLVKRFPQEPRVALLHATQLQQAGKTEQARALLEGVEPKVSGDPELRTALAYAYDAIGDTAAAARVLALGPQTTQNYGLRASMLAKLQDNAALTALYDELRKGADRPDPERRLLLGKIAEFLKRNQEAVDWYRGVPGGPLRSEARLRAAGALYALGQKDAAFAEARALQDDAEADDAARRDAYVLEAELRQRSGDDAGELQVFERGLAAYPDDNALLYARGLSWERRDRIDRAEADLRKILVTDPENVAALNALGYTLADRTKRYREALQLIDRARTADPDNAAIIDSYGWVLYRLGKTQEALVQLRRAWSQVKDPEIAAHIGQVLWEQGKHEEANKYFDEARKLDPDNRALRRALEQVSP